AAATGgtacacttatatatatatatatatagaatgatAAACTAGTCTTGTCCGTAATAAGTTCACCGCATTTCTCTTACATATGATTTGAAAAGTGTTTTGATGTTCCTGACTATGAACAATGTTGAACGTATGTTTCGAAATTTTGCAGTTTTGAAGTTGTGTTTCATTGATCAATTATGAAATTGATTAAACTTTAAATAACTATGCATTCTTAGTCGATAGGAATGCATATGGAAATAACGGTGATACCTAGCAATTGGCAATCATTTACTATTTTGATGTATAACCATTCAAAATTTCAGTGGTGATTAATCTTTAAGAACTCATTACACAGTGATATACTTTTTATCTTTTGTGTTTTTTGATTCTGGTTCCAACGATGTTTACAGATAGGCCATGCTGTTTACAGTTGATATGAATGGCATCTGAATTTACGATAATGGTCTTTTAAGGGCAATAAGAGAGAGAGGTAAATATATCGGATgccatttgttttatttccctgCATAATAATCAATTATTCATGAACAGAAAATCTTAGTCTTCTTTTTAAAATTGCATCTTAATTATTTCAAGAAATTGTTTGacaaaacattttgtttcttttaaaaCTTCTATACATCTTTCCAACGAACTCTTAACCCTAAATGATAATTATCGACATATATCCAAACTGTTTCACCAGGACGACTATATGTAATTATTGTATTTGTAGGCCGTCAAATTATCACTCGTTTGATTTTCCTCAATAAACAACAGCCGTGATGGTTATAACTTATTTATACACGTACTTATACACCCAATTTTCAGAAGAGCTTCCGTTTTCGTCCCGGTTTCTTTCATTCTCCATGGTTCACGTATGATTCACAAGTTCCAAGCACTTTACAGTAGCATCCAATGAATGAAAGTGACACATACTGCAGCGAATACCGAAGGCAGGAAGTAAGCGATATTTTGATTGGATCCCGAGGTTTTAAGGGATGGACAGTTGAAGCCTTGACATTCCATGGTTTctgaaaatatcacaaataccTCTACAAATAAAGTCAACCGGACCAGTTTTGTGCTAAAGGCATTTtataattcaacaaataattGACACATCCTAGCAGTAGTCTAAAAACGACAGTcactttaaaaagaaaaacatatcaAGTATCAGGACCGTGCTGAAGGTGACTAGTATAGATGTTctatcaagggagataattttcagaaaaaaaaagaatttaaaatacGATGGACGAATAAAACTCAAAGGGTTATTTCATTGATGCTGTCATATCTGGTCCACAAACGACTATGTAGTCTACACAAAACATATGTGGTCCACACATGTCTATCTTACCCTCACAAGCAACAAACCGTCATGATACAACAACTTACTGTCACGGTACAACTTACTGTCACGGTACAACAACTTACTGTCACGGTACAACAACTTAATGTCACGGTACAACAACTTACTGTCATGATACAACAACTTACCGTCATGATACAACAACTTACCGTCATGATACAACAACTTACTGTCACGGTACAACAACTTACTGTCATGATACAACAACTTACCGTCATGATACAACAACTTACCGTCATGGTACAACAACTTACCGTCATGATACAACAACTTACCGTCATGGTACAACAACTTACCGTCATGGTACAACAACTTACCGTCATGATACAACAACTTACCGTCATGGTACAACAACTTACCGTCATGGTACAACAACTTACCGTCATGGTACAACAACTTACCGTCATGGTACAACAACTTAACGTCAAGGTACAACAACTTACCGTCATGATACAACAACTTACCGTCATGGTACAACAACTTACCGTCATGGTACAACAACTTACTGTCACGGTACAACAACTTACCGTCATGGTACAACAACTTACTGTCATGGTACAACAACTTACCGTCATGATACAACAACTTACTGTCATGGTACAACAACTTACCGTCATGATACAACAACTTACCGTCATGATACAACAACTTACTGTCATGGTACAACAACTTACCGTCATGGTACAACAACTTACCGTCATGATACAACAACTTACCGTCATGGTACAACAACTTACCGTCATGATACAACAACTTACCGTCATGATACAACAACTTACCGTCATGGTACAACAACTTACTGTCACGGTACAACAACTTACCGTCATGGTACAACAACTTACCGTCATGATACAACAACTTACCGTCATGATACAACAACTTACCGTCATGGTACAACAACTTACTGTCACGGTACAACAACTTACCGCCATGGTACAACAACTTACTGTCACGGTACAACAACTTACTGTCACGGTACAACAACTTACCGTCATGATACAATAACTTACCGTCATGATACAGCAACTTACTGTCATGGTACAACAACTTACCGTCACGGTACAACAACTTACTGTCACGGTACAACAACTTACCGTCATGATACAACAACTTACCGTCATGATACAACAACTTACCGTCATGATACAACAACTTACTGTCACGGTACAACAACTTACCGTCATGGTACAACAACTTACCGTCATGATACAACAACTTACCGTCATGGTACAACAACTTACCGTCATGATACAACAACTTACTGTCATGGTACAACAACTTACCGTCATGGTACAACAACTTACCGTCATGATACAACAACTTACTGTCATGATACAACAACTTACCGTCATGATACAACAACTTACCGTCATGATACAACAACTTACCGTCATGGTACAACAACTTACTGTCATGGTACAACAACTTACTGTCATGGTACAACAACTTACCGTCACGGTACAACAACTTACCGTCATGGTACAACAACTTACCGTCATGATACAACAACTTACTGTCATGATACAACAACTTACCGTCATGATACAACAACTTACTGTCATGATACAACAACTTACTGTCATGGTACAACAACTTACCGTCATGGTACAACAACTTACTGTCATGGTACAACAACTTACCGTCACGGTACAACAACTTACTGTCATGGTACAACAACTTACCGTCATGATACAACAACTTACTGTCATGATACAACAACTTACCATCATGATACAACAACTTACTGTCATGGTACAACAACTTACCGTCATGGTACAACAACTTACTGTCATGGTACAACAACTTACTGTCATGGTACAACAACTTACCGTCATGGTACAACAACTTACTGTCATGATACAACAACTTACTGTCATGGTACAACAACTTACCGTCATGGTACAACAACTTACTGTCATGATACAACAACTTACTGTCACGGTACAACAACTTACCGTCATGATACAACAACTTACCGTCATGATACAACAACTTACCGTCATGATACAACAACTTACCGTCATGGTACAACAACTTACCGTCATGATACAACAACTTACCGTCATGATACAACAACTTACCGTCATGGTACAACAACTTACCGTCATGATACAACAACTTACCGTCATGATACAACAACTTACCGTCACGGTACAACAACTTACCGTCATGATACAACAACTTACCGTCACGGTACAACAACAAACCGTCATGATACAACAACTTACTGTCACGGTACAACAACTTACCGTCATGGTACAACAACTTACCGTTATGGTACAACAACTTACAGTCATGATACAACAACTTACCGTCATGGTACAACAACTTACCGTCATGGTACAACAACTTACCGTCATGGTACAACAACTTACCGTCATGATACAACAACTTACCGTCATGGTACAACAACTTACTGTCATGGTACAACAACTTACCGTCATGATACAACAACTTACTGTCACGGTACAACAACTTACCGTCATGGTACAACAACTTACCGTCATGATACAACAACTTACCGTCATGGTACAAAAACTTACTGTCATGGTATAACAACTTACTATCACGGTACAGCAACTTACTGTCACGGTACAACAACTTACCGTCATGATACAACAACTTACCGTCATGGTACAACAACTTACCGTCATGGTACAACAACTTACAGTCATCAAAAACTTACCAAAGAGTGCGAATTTCGATTCGCACGAGCCGTACTTGTTTACCGCGACGCACCAATAGTCGGCGTAGTCGTTTGCTTGCACGTTCTTCACGAGCAGCGAGTACCACATTTGTTCCAGTGAGTTCTGATTGCCTGACAATTTATGTGTCTCATAGTTGACATCATCTTGGATTTCCATGCGTTTGGTGTTTTCGTATCTCTCCCAAAACATATACGGTTCCGGATGACCTGTGTGGTAAATAAATATGGTTCTAGTTGACTGATCACATGTTATTATCGTTATATTAGAATCGATCAGTCAAGACAACATTTTGTTCAGTAAGCACAGTCTGTGTATTTTATTGCGGGGATATCTGTAGTAGCTTGTGGCTACCCCACGGAGCTCCTTGGACACTATTGTGACGTTTTGGATATATTGTTTTGCAAAAGAAGACAACCGTAGCCTTCctaagaaacacaaactgcccTGGGTAGGGATCGGGAACCTCACACCTTGGATCTTGGAATTATTATCATTGGGGCCAATGAATTCTTGATTCATCATgttcattataaaacatttcccAGATCGTAAGTTGACTAAAATGTCTCTGAGAGTAGTCAGTTTGTATCATTTCGTATCGTTCTCCCGATAAGCTTTGAAATAATTACTTGTTAAAGTGAGTATACCTTTTCATCAATACTTTCCCAAACTGGGGTAGCACATGTACTCCAGGTGTTGCATATCCtgccccacccccccacccacacacatacacacgtGCCCCCTTTCGAAACCTCCTATTATCCTGATTCAGATATCAGGAATTTTAAGCGCCAGTGTTAACTATTCCTTATAGAAGATTATTATTTCCTTTATTTGAACTTTAGTAGCTTTAGACTGACTTTCATGACAATTAAACAAGCCTTTTAACTGATTCATCAATTATACGGAGCACAGGTTGTCAGTTGTCTAACTTATGTAATGCGttaggtagcatacaaccttaactataacacaaattatacatataatgtgtaaggtagcatacaaccttaactctaacacacaATGGAGTCAACctaaagaaacacaaactgagaCGTTAAACCAAACGTACCTTCGATGATACATTCGAGTTTGGCGTTGAAACGTCGGTTCTGCGCCTGCCCAACAGAATTCTGGACCGACCGACATGTTGGAGCGTAGAAGACTTTGATCTGGACGGTGTAACTGTCAGGTGGCCTCACGGAGTTGTCGGCCACACATATGTGGTTCCCTTGGTCCTCCTTTTGGATGTTTTTGAGGTACAGAGTGGCACCCTGCGGAGATAATGGACGCCAGAATGTTTATTTACTCCGATACAATAAAAGATACGATGGTGCCAACGACAAAATCTCTAAAACGTTTGTAACAAGTGCAGACACACCAAGGAATGCTTTGGAAACACGGATGTTTAACCGCAATCATGTCCTAGAAAAGTGTGATATTGTTCATGGCGATTGTCTGATACGTTTTTGagtgaatgaaaaaaataaaaaaaaattcaaaaaataaaattttgaactaAGCCTCAAATAAACCTGTTTAAATAAATTTAGATTAAGATTCAATGAATATACGTATTGACGTCTGTGAAGCTGAAGCACCTAATcaaagattttgtttttgttttgttttttgtttgtttgtacaaaCCAAGTACTGGAAGCAACCatggtcattttgtttttacaaaccCCGTACTGGAAGTGTCCCatggtaattagtttttttacacacccagtactggaagtgtcccgtggtaattattttttttacacacccagtactggaagtgtcccgtggtaattattttttttacacacccagtactggaagtgtccatggtaattagtttttttacacacccagtactggaagtgtcccgtggtaattagtttttttacacacccagtactggaagtgtcccatggtaattattttttttacacccccagtactggaagtgtcccatggtaattattttttttacacccccagtactggaagtgtcccgtggtaattagttttttacacacccagtactggaagtgtcccgtggtaattagtttttttacacactcagtactggaagtgtcccgtggcaattagtttttttttacacacccagtactggaagtgtcccgtggtaattcgtttttttttacacacccagtactgggagtgtcccgtggtaattagttttttgtacacacccagtactggaagtgtcccatggtaattagtttttttacacacccagtattggaagtgtcccgtggtaattagtttttttacacacccagtactggaagtgtcccatggtaattagttttttttacaaaccCAGTATTGGAAGTGTCCCgtggtaattagtttttttacacacccagtattggaagtgtcccgtggtaattagttttttttacacacccagtactggaagtgtcccatggtaattagtttttttacacacccagtactggaagtgtcccatggtaattagttttttacacacccagtactggaagtgtcccgtggtaattagtttttttacacacccagtactggaagtgtcccgtggtaattattttttttacacacccagtactggaagtgtccatggtaattagtttttttacacacccagtactggaagtgtcccgtggtaattagtttttttacacacccagtactggaagtgtcccgtggtaattagtttttttacacacccagtactggaagtgtcccgtggtaattattttttttacacacccagtactggaagtgtcccgtggtaattagtttttttacacacccagtactggaagtgtcccgtggtaattagtttttttacacacccagtactggaagtgtcccgtggtaattagttttttttacacacccagtactggaagtgtcccgtggtaattagttttttttacacACCCAGTACTGGAAGTGTCCCGTGGTAATTAGTTTTTTACACCCCCAGTACTGGAAGTGTCCCgtggtaattagttttttttacacactcagtactggaagtgtcccgtggtaattagttttttacacacccagtactggaagtgtcccgtggtaattagtttttttacacacccagtactggaagtgtcccgtggtaattagttttttttacacacccagtactggaagtgtcccatggtaattattttttttacacacccagtactggaagtgtcacatggtaattagttttttttacacccccagtactggaagtgtcccgtggtaattagttttttacacacccagtactggaagtgtcccatggtaattattttttttacacccccagtactggaagtgtcccatggtaattattttttttacacccccagtactggaagtgtcccgtggtaattagttttttacacacccagtactggaagtgtcccgtggtaattagtttttttacacactcagtactggaagtgtcccgtggtaattagttttttttacacacccagtactggaagtgtcccgtggtaattagttttttattacacacccagtactgggagtgtcccgtggtaattagttttttgtacacacccagtactggaagtgtcccatggtaattagtttttttacacacccagtactggaagtgtcccatggtaattagtttttttacacacccagtactggaagtgtcccgtggtaattagtttttttacacacccagtactggaagtgtcccgtggtaattagtttttttacacacccagtactggaagtgtcccgtggtaattatttttttacacacccagtactggaagtgtcccgtggtaattagtttttttacacacccagtactggaagtgtcccgtggtaattattttttttacacacccagtactggaagtgtcccgtggtaattagtttttttttacacacccagtactggaagtgtcccgtggtaattagttttttttacacACCCAGTACTGGAAGTGTCCCGTGGTAATTAGTTTTTTACACCCCCAGTACTGGAAGTGTCCCgtggtaattagttttttttacacactcagtactggaagtgtcccgtggtaattagttttttacacacccagtactggaagtgtcccgtggtaattagtttttttacacacccagtactggaagtgtcccgtggtaattagtttttttacacacccagtactggaagtgtcccatggtaattattttttttacacacccagtactggaagtgtcacatggtaattagttttttttacacccccagtactggaagtgtcccgtggtaattagttttttacacacccagtactggaagtgtcccatggtaattattttttttacacccccagtactggaagtgtcccatggtaattattttttttacacccccagtactggaagtgtcccgtggtaattagttttttacacacccagtactggaagtgtcccgtggtaattagtttttttacacactcagtactggaagtgtcccgtggtaattagttttttttacacacccagtactggaagtgtcccgtggtaattagtttttttttacacacccagtactgggagtgtcccgtggtaattagttttttgtacacacccagtactggaagtgtcccatggtaattagtttttttacacacccagtactggaagtgtcccatggtaattagttttttttacacacccagtactggaagtgtcccatggtaattagtttttttacacccccagtactggaagtgtcccatggtaattagtttttttacacacccagtactggaagtgtcccgtggtaattagtttttttacaAACCCCGTACTGGAAGTGTCCCgtggtaattagtttttttacacacccagtactggaagtgtcccatggtaattagttttttttacaaaccccgtactggaagtgtcccgtggtaattagtttttttacacacccagtactggaagtgtccgtggtaattagtttttttacacACCCAGTACTGGAAGTGTCCCGTGGTAATTAGTTTCTTTACACACCCAGTACTGGAAGTGTCCCatggtaattagtttttttacacacccagtattggaagtgtcccgtggtaattagtttttttacacacccagtactggaagtgtcccatggtaattagtttttttacaAACCCAGTATTGGAAGTGTCCCgtggtaattagttttttttacacacccagtactggaagtgtcccatggtaattagtttttttacacACCCAGTACTGGAAGTGTCCCATGGTAATTAGTTTTTTACACACCCAATACTGGAAGTGTCCCgtggtaattagtttttttacacacccagtactggaagtgtcccatggtaattagttttttttacacacccagtactggaagtgtcccgtggtaattagtttttttacacacccaatactggaagtgtcccgtggtaattagtttttttacacacccagtactggaagtgtcccatggtaattagtttttttacacacccagtactggaagtgtctcgtggtaattagtttttttacacacccagtactggaagtgtccgtggtaattagttttttacacacccagtactggaagtgtcccatggtaattagtttttttacacacccagtactggaagtgtcccgtggtaattagtttttttacacacccagtactggaagtgtcccgtggtaattagtttttttacacacccagtactggaagtgtcccgtggtaattagtttttttacacacccagtactggaagtgtcccatggtaattagtttttttacacacccagtactggaagtgtcccatggtaattagtttttttacacacccagtactggaagtgtcccgtggtaattagtttttttacacacccagtactggaagtgtcccgtggtaattagtttttttacacacccagtactggaagtgtcccgtggtaattagtttttttacacacccagtactggaagtgtcccatggtaattagttttttacacacccagtactggaagtgtcccatggtaattagtttttttacacACCCAGTACTGGAAGTGTCCCGTGGTAATTAGAGTTTTTACACACCCAGTACTGGAAGTGTCCCGTGGTAATTAGTTTGTTTACACACCCA
This genomic stretch from Pecten maximus chromosome 13, xPecMax1.1, whole genome shotgun sequence harbors:
- the LOC117340388 gene encoding lachesin-like, giving the protein MGKKEDLGEPKYSVKVIEDKLRSTFILMIRYLKETDAGNYMCYIKIQNTDYTDWPKKIGTLVVQVAPTINIVGTSVYEVVVGGSLNLSCSAYGVPSPNITWKREDGGELSMGGFQYWGATLYLKNIQKEDQGNHICVADNSVRPPDSYTVQIKVFYAPTCRSVQNSVGQAQNRRFNAKLECIIEGHPEPYMFWERYENTKRMEIQDDVNYETHKLSGNQNSLEQMWYSLLVKNVQANDYADYWCVAVNKYGSCESKFALFETMECQGFNCPSLKTSGSNQNIAYFLPSVFAAVCVTFIHWMLL